In Candidatus Woesearchaeota archaeon, the genomic window GTTCTAAATTATGTTCAAGAGAAAGGAGATTGTCATATTCTTGTACTTCGTCTGCTTCTTCTTCCATGTTGCCGTTTTCTCTATTGGGATATTTTGTGTCCCAATTATTTTTAAGATTTTTATCTTCTGTGGCAAAACTGCTTAACTCTTTTGTGAGAGCGGTTTTTTGATTCTCTAATTTATTTTTAAGGTCTTCAATTAATTTTTTGTTCATTAGATTATTTTTTATTTTGTTCTTCTGCTGTTTGTTTCTCTATGTCAGCTAAAAACTTTTTTCTCTGTTCTTCTTCTCCTGCCACTGATTTGGCTATCCGTTCTTTTACTTTGCTTGAAGCGTCTTTTAAGAATTCCTTTTCTTTAGGGGTTTGCATCGGATTAGTCCATTGCTCTCTTTGAACTTTTTCTTTTTTTTCACTAGACGCCTCTTCTATTTTTG contains:
- a CDS encoding TraR/DksA C4-type zinc finger protein; translation: MNKKLIEDLKNKLENQKTALTKELSSFATEDKNLKNNWDTKYPNRENGNMEEEADEVQEYDNLLSLEHNLELRLKDVDSALEKIENGKYGICEKCGNEIDENRLQACPEARACIKCKK